TgagaagttaaaatgtttttttggtggaaactttttccacaagtcccacaagagaaaggcctTTCATCTGTATGAGTCCTCATATGATCAtttaaatgaccttttttatggaaaccttttccacaggtcccacaagagAATGGCTTCTCACTTGTATGAGTCCACATGTGGCCAATtaaactgtttctatttttgtaactttttccacaggtcccacatgagaaaggccTTTCATCTGTATGAGTCCTCATGTGACTAGTTAAAGTGCCTTTTTGACGGAacctttttccacaggtcccacaagagaaaaGCTTCTCACTAGTATGAGTCAACATGTGAGAAGTTAAATACTCTTTTTGACTGAacctttttccacaggtcccacaagagaaaaGCTTCTCACTAGTATGTGTCTGTATGTGGCCAattaaactgtttctgtttttgtaacgttttccacaggtcccacatgagaaaggccTTTCATCTGTATGAGTCCTCATGTGACTAGTTAAAGTGCCTTTTTGACGGAacctttttccacaggtcccacaagaATAAGGCTTCTCATTAGCATGCGTCATCATGTGACGATATAAACCACTTCTGTTTCTGAAGCTTTTTCCACAGCTTGTACATTTGAAAGGCATCTCACCTGTATGAATTCTCATGTGACAAGTTAGACTGCATTGTCGAtagaaacgttttccacaagtcccacatgagaaaggcttctgacctgtgtgaatcctcatgtgatcagttaaattttctttactGGTAAACCTTTTTTCACAGCTTgtacatgaaaaaggcttctcacctgtgtgactcCTCATGTGAACAACTAACTGAGATTTGGATCGAAAGCCTTTCCCACAGGTctcacatgagaaaggcttctcatcTGTGTGAATCTTCATGTGAAGAAGTAACTGAGATTTGGCTCGAAAGCCTTTTCCACAAGTctcacatgagaaaggcttctcgcCTGTGTGAATCTTCATGTGAAAAAGTAACTGAGATTTGGATCGAAAGCCTTTTCCACAGGTCTCACATGAGAAAGGTCTCTCATCTGTGTGAATTGTCATGTGACTAactaaattacatttgattatgaaactttttccacaagtgccacaagagaaaggcttctcacctgagTGAACTTTCATATGATAAATTATACCAGCCTTGTGGCCAtaacattttccacagattGAACATGTGAAGGGCTTTTTGCCCATGTGAGTGTTCATGTGTGTTGTCAATACATTTACTTGATTAAAGGATTCATCACAAATTTTACAATGATATAATTTTTGGTGTGGATGAGCcttcttgtgtattttttgttttgaaatctcAGCTGTGCTTTTCAGCTGTTTGGTTTTCTGACATATTTCATTTCGTTTCTGCTTCTCATCTCTTATTGTTCCTGGCTCTTCAGAATCGCTTCCTTCCTGATCCCGGTTTTCATCCTCAGCAGAGTCATGAGAGATGAGGTGgttcctctgtggttctgtttcattgTGCATTATTTGCACATTAAAAGGAATCACCAAAATGTAATTAGTCTCCTGTTTCAGCACAAGCTGCTCTTCATCCTGACTGATGCAGAgttgcttctcttcctctttgtaCTCTTGATGTTGTGGTTCTTCTTGCTCCTGTTTTATctccagaggttctggttcctgttttatctgcagaggttctggttcctcttgttTTAAAGTGAAGTTCCCCTCCTGGTTGCTGAGGTCATTGAAAATCCCGTCGTCTTTACACACAGAACAATGTCGGAGATCTggaccaaaacacaaaacaaaaacttttaatttcgAGTCAAACAATGAACCTTTCACTTAAATCCCTTGATGCATCTAATCAGCTTTTTCTTAGATTATtctaaaattacacatttttatttgtgaaaatcagTCAAAACGTATTACGGACATTTTTTCCtatgttttctggcatttagcaaataaatgattttgGTAATTCTGAGTTCAGGTCCAATTTATCTTCTGAtcatgaggaaaaaatgtgattttgtttttttgtaaaacctgCATATGTAGATATCTCACTTTAACTGTAAGTTTGGAAAAATAACTTAACAAAAGTGATTCTTCTAATGAACTAGATGTCAGTCAAAACATGTCCTGGACATCCAGGTGAGCAAACAAAATGCCAATATGTTAACTGAGTGGCTCCCTGACAAATATTCACACAGCAGCTCGACTAAGTCCATATCAATCCTCCTTTGCATTAGCAGCAGTTCTTTGTTACTGGAACCTCAATCGACCTTCAGACCTCAGCATCGCTCTGCTGTACGTTGAGACCGCTGTGCACTGCAACCTCAACTCCAAACCGGTCCATCAGTTCTGCATGTGACCACCACACATATTATGCTCAGTTTCCCCCACTGTATTACCTTTACccgccaggctaagcattgctgaTTTATGTTcttgggaaaaaaagtaaaagaaaaattgcttaactttttttctccattcttAATAAACCGAACTGCAAACGTCTCTGTTGTTTTGAGCGTTTCACTGGCGGAGCAGAAATATTCCTAAGATATTAGTTTATAGTTGGTGCATTTAAACTTCCACAAAGCCGGCAGTCAGTCAAActtctctcacagcagagcaaaagggGACAGTGGCtaatttttagacctttgcaaAGGTAGAGAGAACATTggtggataagatcagcttcacattcAAGTATTGGCTGATCACCAATTCCCCACaattaaggaaatcagggccgatttattggtgcactcttattttccagacaccaaaaaacattaacttattgccaaaaatggCTGGGTGGTTTTCTAAGCATTTGGGCTGCTTTGAGAGGCAATAGAAActcaaaaagaagcaaaaaaatattcaaactgtgAATTGTCCATCATAATTcccattttaataaaaatgttttgttgctcCAGGGAAACTCAGATCTTTTCAAATTCTGACAGTGAGGACAAGAAAAGCCACAgatccagaaaaataaattctctgGAGACTTTGTGTCTCCATTtacttgtaaaatgtttatctgctggTTTCTCAGCTCTGCAAACCCCATAGACAGAACAATGGTGTTGCTTATCGTTTGGGTTTGAATTGTGAGTAGTTGGAACAAAAAGTGGAATATCTCAAATTTACtttgactagtcataatttGATTATATGAAATATGTGCTTCAGATAGTAATACACTACAGGCAAGGCAAGgaaaggcaactttatttatatagcacctttcagccaaagacaattcaaagtgcttgtacaaaaaagttaaaaacaacatacaacagattaaaaataaacaaaataaacattacaattttGAATATAgttaataaaaccaaacatttaagaATAGGCAACGACAAATAAGAaggtttttaaccttgttttaaataaactcaaggtAGGGGCAGTCTTACAGTGAGCAGGAAGATTATTCCAGtgttggag
The window above is part of the Xiphophorus couchianus chromosome 14, X_couchianus-1.0, whole genome shotgun sequence genome. Proteins encoded here:
- the LOC114156864 gene encoding oocyte zinc finger protein XlCOF6-like isoform X13, translated to MEDQRRLLDFTRIPRIILHRIDLRHCSVCKDDGIFNDLSNQEGNFTLKQEEPEPLQIKQEPEPLEIKQEQEEPQHQEYKEEEKQLCISQDEEQLVLKQETNYILVIPFNVQIMHNETEPQRNHLISHDSAEDENRDQEGSDSEEPGTIRDEKQKRNEICQKTKQLKSTAEISKQKIHKKAHPHQKLYHCKICDESFNQVNVLTTHMNTHMGKKPFTCSICGKCYGHKAGIIYHMKVHSGEKPFSCGTCGKSFIIKCNLVSHMTIHTDERPFSCETCGKGFRSKSQLLFHMKIHTGEKPFSCETCGKGFRAKSQLLLHMKIHTDEKPFSCETCGKGFRSKSQLVVHMRSHTGEKPFSCTSCEKRFTSKENLTDHMRIHTGQKPFSCGTCGKRFYRQCSLTCHMRIHTGEMPFKCTSCGKSFRNRSGLYRHMMTHANEKPYSCGTCGKRFRQKGTLTSHMRTHTDERPFSCGTCGKRYKNRNSLIGHIQTHTSEKLFSCGTCGKRFSQKEYLTSHMLTHTSEKLFSCGTCGKRFRQKGTLTSHMRTHTDERPFSCGTCGKSYKNRNSLIGHMWTHTSEKPFSCGTCGKGFHKKGHLNDHMRTHTDERPFSCGTCGKSFHQKNILTSHMRIHTDEKAFSCRFCGKRFRWQSNLTGHMRIHTDEKPFSCETCGKSFRCQISLTRHIILHTDQKPFVCGTCGKNFRWQNSLTDHMKTHTGQKPFVCGTCGKSFRWQSNLTGHMKTHTGGSA